aatgtgaCAATATATTCATCAATGGAAACCATGGAGAAGTTAAACTTGGAGATCTTGGATTGGCAACAATCATGGAGCAGCCTACAGCTCGAAGTGTTATTGGTAGTTATTTGACTTGGACTTGCTGTCTTTGGTTCCATCAAACCTGATATATTAACCCCTATTACCATATTTTCTTTGTGTTTTCTTTTCTTCAGGTACCCCTGAATTTATGGCACCAGAGCTatatgatgaagaatataatgaACTTGTCGACATATATTCTTTTGGCATGTGCATCTTGGAGCTAATCACATGTGAATATCCGTATAATGAGTGTAGAAATCAAGCACAAATTTATAAAAAAGTCACGTTGGTGAGCTCCAGTATTCCTAAGCTTTACAACTATTACTTTGTTCTACTCTAAAATAATTGCAATGCTTAGGAAAATGTTTGATTTCAGGGCATAAAGCCAGCATCTTTAGCGAAAGTAGCAGATCCTCATGTAAAGCAATTTGTGGAGAAATGTTTGGCCCCAGTATCTGTAAGATTGAGTGCAGCTGAACTTTTGGAAGACCCATTTCTTTCATCTGAAAGCTTGAAAAAACCCCAATGTGATCCTTTGCAGCACTCAAATTGTGTGCCTGAAGCACAGAGTTTTCCAAAGTCGTATTCTTTTTCCATGGACATAGACCTTGCACTGAAGAAGTTACAAAGTGACATGTCCGTAGAAAGCAAGAATGGATGTCCTCAGTTTTCTAATCTAGACTTTGTGAGAAGTAATGGGAGAAACGAATTTAGATTACAAGGTGACAAGCATGATGACCAATCAATTGCCTTTTCAATGCGAATTGCTGAATTGACTGGTATGTAACCATGCTAAAAGAATATACATGAGTATTTGCTGGCAAATGTTTGactcttttctttgtttttaacAGGTCGGATTAGGCATGTGCACTTTGTATTTTATCTTGATGTTGACACTGTGATGTCAATAGCTAGTGAGATGGCAGAGGAGCTTGCGCTGTCAAACGACGATGTGGCAACAATTGCTGAATTGATTGACGGCTTCATTCTCAAACTCTCGACAAGCCAGAAATATTCTTTTGGGAGTTCCGGTGCAGTGAATAACTCATCCAATGATTCAACTGTGATTAACAGTAATTCAATCTCTGCAAGTTTTGTTCAGAATTATGAATTAAAGGATGCTCATAACCAGTTTCATGTCCTTTCTCAAACTCCTAGAATAGAGGATCACGTTATTGGAGAACtaggcgctacatctttgaatcaAAGGGGAACATCAGCCTCAGATGTTGAGTATAACAACCTTTTAAGATCGCTTGGCAATGAGTTAGAATGCATCGAGGGTCCCAAGATCCATGTTCCAAGCTACAATATGGGTAGTATTGGTGATGTTGTAATGAGTGATTGTACCAAAAATTCTGGGATATCCTTTGATAGCTCGCGGAATCTCATATCTAATGATTTGAGCTCTAACCTCTCATCCATCTCTCTCATCGAAGGAGCAAATGACAAGAATCAATTGCAGGATCTCAAGTTGGAACTTGATGCCATCAATATGCAGTATCAGCAATCTTGCCGTGAACTCTTGAGAATGAGAGTGGAGGCAATTGAAAATGTCAGAAAGAAGTGGACTAGTAAAAAGAAAATATGTACATAGCTTGTTTCTTGCTACTAATCTTTGACCTAGCATGAGAAGTTCCATTTTAATTTTAGGGAAACtgtttattttcttttgttagtttTACCCTTTTTTTTAACTGTCCAGCTGTGTTAATGAAATGAATTGTTTGGTTACTTCATCTTATGCTCTGCTTCGTTTATTTT
The DNA window shown above is from Nicotiana tomentosiformis chromosome 8, ASM39032v3, whole genome shotgun sequence and carries:
- the LOC104108051 gene encoding probable serine/threonine-protein kinase WNK10 isoform X1, whose amino-acid sequence is MNSATSSIDKSRLKGKFDEPEVVEVSPDKRYIRYNEILGSGAFKTVYKAFDEIDGIEVAWNQICIDDALQSPEYLERIYSEVHLLRMLKHENIIKLYASWVDDVNKSINMITELFSSGSLRQYRRKHKTVDTRAIKKWARQILQGLHYLHSHNPPVIHRDLKCDNIFINGNHGEVKLGDLGLATIMEQPTARSVIGTPEFMAPELYDEEYNELVDIYSFGMCILELITCEYPYNECRNQAQIYKKVTLGIKPASLAKVADPHVKQFVEKCLAPVSVRLSAAELLEDPFLSSESLKKPQCDPLQHSNCVPEAQSFPKSYSFSMDIDLALKKLQSDMSVESKNGCPQFSNLDFVRSNGRNEFRLQGDKHDDQSIAFSMRIAELTGRIRHVHFVFYLDVDTVMSIASEMAEELALSNDDVATIAELIDGFILKLSTSQKYSFGSSGAVNNSSNDSTVINSNSISASFVQNYELKDAHNQFHVLSQTPRIEDHVIGELGATSLNQRGTSASDVEYNNLLRSLGNELECIEGPKIHVPSYNMGSIGDVVMSDCTKNSGISFDSSRNLISNDLSSNLSSISLIEGANDKNQLQDLKLELDAINMQYQQSCRELLRMRVEAIENVRKKWTSKKKICT
- the LOC104108051 gene encoding serine/threonine-protein kinase WNK8-like isoform X2 — encoded protein: MLKHENIIKLYASWVDDVNKSINMITELFSSGSLRQYRRKHKTVDTRAIKKWARQILQGLHYLHSHNPPVIHRDLKCDNIFINGNHGEVKLGDLGLATIMEQPTARSVIGTPEFMAPELYDEEYNELVDIYSFGMCILELITCEYPYNECRNQAQIYKKVTLGIKPASLAKVADPHVKQFVEKCLAPVSVRLSAAELLEDPFLSSESLKKPQCDPLQHSNCVPEAQSFPKSYSFSMDIDLALKKLQSDMSVESKNGCPQFSNLDFVRSNGRNEFRLQGDKHDDQSIAFSMRIAELTGRIRHVHFVFYLDVDTVMSIASEMAEELALSNDDVATIAELIDGFILKLSTSQKYSFGSSGAVNNSSNDSTVINSNSISASFVQNYELKDAHNQFHVLSQTPRIEDHVIGELGATSLNQRGTSASDVEYNNLLRSLGNELECIEGPKIHVPSYNMGSIGDVVMSDCTKNSGISFDSSRNLISNDLSSNLSSISLIEGANDKNQLQDLKLELDAINMQYQQSCRELLRMRVEAIENVRKKWTSKKKICT